Within candidate division TA06 bacterium, the genomic segment GCTCAGCGACTGTCACCGTCTCACCCGTACAATAATCGTATCTTCACACCTAGCCGCCAACTCCCTTGACCTCCAACATCAAATAACTAAGGCGTTTTTTCCGTGTTTATGAATCTGGACCACCGACGATAGTCGGCCAGCTTGAATACTTTCTTCGTATCCGGCGACCGGGCCATCGCCAGCTCTTCTATCCCACAACTGGCATCCGCGCAGGAAAGGCAATTCCCCTTGCAGTCTGTGGCAGGCTTGAACTTATCTCCATCTCTCACATATATGGGGATGTCGATCCCTTCACAGTTTGTGCTGCTCATGAATTCGCTGTTCAACCCCACCGGCTCACCATCTGACAATTCAAACTCCATGCAAAGAGCGAACGTGACACCTTTCTTGTCACACTGGCTCCTCATGTGGTCGAATATCCTCCTTCTGTAAGCGACATTCGCATTCAAGTATCCACATATCTTCTCGCTGTACAGTCTTTCCAAATCTAGTATCACGCTAGTCCCAAATACTCCCATTGTCTCAAGAATGATTTGCTTCATCCCTATGGGGACATCCATCACTGAAGCCACGATGTGGCATGCACCAGAGTCGGCTGCTTTTGAAACCAAGTCGCTCAGTTCCTCTTTTGAATCTGTAACTAGAGGAACGATCGGGTCAATCCTCACCACGGTGTGTAGCCCCTTACCCCTTATGGCTGAAACCTGTCCGAAGAGCTGTTCGGTAGTCGCTCCCTCTCCCATCATGAGCTGTCTCTTACCTTCATCATTGGTGGTTATCGATACCTGGCCGAAGGAGTGTTCCTGCTCGGCCATCATATCCAGTACACTTCCGGGAACACGAGACTTGGTAACGAACTCTATGGGAATATTTCTTTCAACGAACTCTCTCACAATTCTTGAAGATAGCTGGTAGGTCTCCTCCAGTTTTTGAAAGGGGTCTGTTACCGGGGATAAATAACCGCACGACGCTACGTTCAGTGAATCCAGTTGTGATGCTATCACCGAATCAAAATCCTCAAATACTGTTACCATACCTGTCTCTCTGTACCTTTTGAAGTATCCTGCGTAGGACTTTGCGTAACAGTAGACACATCCGTTTGAGCAACCGTTGTACGGGTTTATGAGCATTCTCTCAGAGGTGCACTCTCTTTCATCCCTGTACCAGCCGTGGAGTTCCTTCTTTGACTTCACCAGAAAATGAGGAAGAGGATGATCTATCTTCTGTTCTTTCTCATCAGCCTTTTCAATAGAACTCATTTTCTTCCCTCCAGGAAATTCAATGCAGTCTCAGCAACCGCTTCCCGATTTGCCTCAGTCAGCGTTAGGACCTCCGTATCTCCTCTCTCAATCAACTCCTTTATAAATCCCTGTCGCCCAATCTTGACGGTCGCAAGAACTCTCGCGTCCGAGTCGAACGCCTTTTTCACAACATCCCTGAATCTCTTGGAGAGAAGCTCCATCTTCCCTATCTCGTCGATCACAATCAAATCGCAACCGGCCAGGCCCTCTTCAATACCAGTGACCCCTATTCTTTCGAGGTCTCTCAGGTTCACCCGGTATCTGCCAACTCTTGGCCCATGTTCGGCAAGAATTGTGGCAAGAACGCCTGCTCTGCCATCCAGGGTCTCTATCTTGAATCCGGTCCTTTTTCCGTCTTCTCTCACCTCCTGGGTAAAAAAGCCGGCCGTCTTTTCTCTTGTCGACCTGCCTACTACGGCCTTTATCAGTGTTGTCTTTCCCACACCTGGTCTGCCCATTATGAGCAGATTCTTCACTTCCCGGCCCATTTGGACTCCTCGGTGTTCGTCTCTTCCCTCCGCTGCCCCCTTTTGCCCAATGCAGCAAGGATCCACCCCGCAATCAGACCTACTATGAATGTGACGAGAAGAAGAAAAGTGGTAGGGATATCCCAACCCCAGCCCAGAAAACGGACCGTACTCCTGCTCAGATTCTGGAGAGCAAAAGCCACGACCAGAGCCACTATGATCAGGGCAATTATCAACCGCACACGCACCTGACACCTCCAAGTATAGTCCCTGAACGAGTTTAGGATAACAAAACTCCATTCGTTAGTCAAGTCAAATCTGGAAATCGGCCTTGACCAGCTCCACAAACTCATCTAAAATACTCTGAGTTAGAGAGGGGAGGTGAGAATCGGTAAGAAGTTCGAGGAAAAGTCAAATCGAATAGAACAGTAGATTAAGGAGGGTATGGTGACGCGAGGAAAGGTTTGTCTGATATCTGGGGTGCTCCTTGTACTCCTTTCAGCACAGTTTGGCTTTACTGCACCATCAATGTACGGGCCTAAGGGCCTTTTCAGGGTCATCAGCGCAGACCCTGAAGACATGGGCAGTTTCAGCATGAATCTTCATTTGTTTGCAACCCAACCATCTCTGGATACCGGCTATGTGAGTAGCGATACAGTAGACACTTTCCCCGCCGGCGCCACAGACGGATATGGGCAGGCACAGTTGTACATCTCCCTGTCCTACGCCATATTCGACATCTGGTCACTGTATTTCGGGGGCCACTTTATCGGAGATGCCGTCGAAACAGAAAACGTCAGTGGGCGCAGCCGGTCTCCGATAGGCCCCTACATGGGGTATGATAATAGACGTTCAATCGGCCTCGGAGACATGCAGGTTGGAACCAAATTGACCTGGCCACTTCTCTCCTCGGAGTCCGAGAGCAAAGTGTTCCTTGGCCTGGATGCGTTCGCATCATTCCCCACAGGAACAAAGCGGGACACGGTCTTGACACAGTCCGGCGGCGACATTCTTGAAAACCAGGGAGGAGTCTTCAGGTTCTTCTCTTCCAATGGTTATGACGGTGGTGGTCGACTCTTATTTACATTCAGGTCTCCTGGAGAGACTCCCGTGCTTTTCCATGCGAACGCCGGATACATATACAGATCCTTCGTGCCTGACATGATAGCCAACCAACTGGTGGCAGGTTTCGGGACGGAGGTTCAGATCGGCTACATTACACCCTTCATAGAGATTACCACAGAGCAGTGGATACACGATTCTGAGGAAATTTATGGAAATCCCCCCATAAGGATAAGCCCTGGCTTAAGGTTCTCGACACCAGTCGGATTAGCATTTGACCTCGGAGGCGACTTCCGCGTCTCCAGCGAGAATACTACTCCAATAGACGAAGAATCGTATGTGACAACTGGCGTTGGGACTTGCCCACCATGGGCTATCCATTTTGGCCTTTCGAATGTGTACGATTTCATCGTGCCTCCAAAGGCTCCTGAGACGGGAACAATTGCCGGCAAGATCTACGACAAAAAGACAGATAAACCCCTGGGAGCCACAATCAGTTTCCCGGGCGACACTGCTGTGCAAAGTACAACCAGCAACCCTTCGACAGGCCTTTACAAAATTACAATCGAGGAAGGCTCTTACAGAATCAGGGTGTCGAAGAAAGGGTACAGGTCAAAAGACGTCCCTGTACAAGTCGTTCCCAAGAAAACCGCGCTTCTGGACGTGGCTTTGGTTAGGAAGGTGGTGGCTAAGGGGCATGTCACTGGCAAGGTTACGGACGCTTCATCAGGTAAGGCTGTCGGTGCTAACTTGAGTTTTCCCGGGACCCAGCTTCCGAAGATAGCCAGCGATCTGAGCACTGGTATATACAAGGTGACCGTTCCCCCTGGCACATACACTCTGGAGGTAGTCGCAGACGGATACATACCCCAGGCCCTGCCGGTCATCGTCGAAAAGGACAGAACATTCATGCAGAACTTCGAGCTTCTGAAGAAGGGCGGAAAGATAACGCTGAGGGGCATTACTTTCGACACCGGCAAGGCAACGATAAAACCGATAAGCTATCCGGTCCTCGACCGCGCGGTCGATTTGCTGAGAAAGAACCCCAAGGCCCGAGTGGAAGTGCAGGGTCACACAGACAGTGTGGGCTCGGATTCATATAACATGCGCCTCTCCCAAGCAAGAGCGAATTCCGTTTACAAGTATCTTGTCGACCATGGAATTGACGCTGCGAGACTGACAGCAAGAGGTTATGGAGAGACTTCGCCGATCGCTGACAACAGAACAAGAGCCGGAAGGACACAGAATAGAAGAATCGACTTCAAGATTCTCGCGCAATAACTTCTGGCTTAAAACGCGCGACGAAAGGGGCCCTCTAACAGGGGCCCCTTTTCTCTCTATCTTAGAGTGCTTGCACCAAATGGGCGTGACCTCCCTCTCTGCTGAGAAATCCTAAATCCGAAATTCTAAGCACTTCACCCCGTTAGATAGATCTAATAAGAGGTGGGAGTAGTGTAGCAAACGGATATCTTGCACAGTGTATGAACTCGTTCTATGAAATCGCAGCTCATTATCTAACGGGGTAAACAATATCTAATGTCCAAAACGGGATTCCGGCTTCAGTTTCGTATTTGGGATTTTGGATTTGTTTAGGATTTAGGGATTAGATATTAGGATTTTCTCTTACAGCGTACAGCGAGTTAGAAGTGTTTAAAGCCCTCAGGTAGAAGTGGAGATTCGGTCCCGTCAGCAGAAACGAGGAAGACTCCGCTGCCCTCCTCAACTTGCCCGAGCTTGGTGATGGGTGTACTGCCAACCTCTTTCAGGTCAAGCCCGGCAGCTGTAAAGAGCAGCTCGAAGTCCTCTCCGCCAAAAAGAGCCATATCAAGAGCGGTAGCAGAAGAAGCTCCAGCGACGGTATGAACCTGGGGACAGATTGGTAAGCTCTCCACAGCTATCACCAGCTTGACACCACTCTCCTGTGCGATATGCCCTGCGTCAATGGCTAGGCCGTCAGATATATCAATCATAGAATGGATGCCCTGGTTCCGGACCAACTCCCTGGACTCTTTGACCCGTGGGATTGGTGAACTGTGTCTTTTTACAATGTATGCTCGAACATCCTCGTCAAGGTCGAGGCCCCTGGACAGAACAAGCCTACCTGCCTCTGATGCGCCAAGATCACCTGTAACGAAAATAGAGTCACCAGGTTTTGCTCCGGAACGAAGAGCGATATTTTCAGTTTCAACTTCACCTATCACAGTGACGGAAATAGCCAGACTCTTTGAACCCACCGCATCTCCCCCAACCAGCTCCACTCCGTACTCATCGCAGGACTCCTCAATTCCATCCAATATGCCATCCACATCCGCCACTGATATTGTGGGTGGGGACAGGAGAGACACCACGCAGTACCTCGGGACTCCGCCCATCGCTGCCACATCAGAGATGGAGGCCGCCATTGCTTTCATGCCAACTTCTTTGAAGGAGAAATAGGAAAGGTCGAAGTGGTTACCTTCAACAAACGCATCAGTTGTGATCAGGGTCAACAGAGCCGAATAGGCTTTGACAGCACAGGCATCATCACCAATGCCCACAACAATGTCCTGACTCTTGCGCCCGATCCTCCTGCGAATCCGCTCTATCAGCCCCTGCTCACCAAGTTCACTCAAATCCATCATTAACTCAAGCTATAAGCTGTACACAAAAGTACAAGGTAGGAATCGCGAAGTACGAAACCCAACCCCTTCCCTCCCTTGAGGGAGGGAATAAAAGGGAGGGTGACAACTCTTTACACCATCACATATAAGACATACCTGCCCTCCGAAGCTACGGGGGGCAAGGATTACCACAAGATTCTTCATTTATGGTTTTGTCAAGAGATCAGTGTTTTTCTGTGTTAATCTCGTGTGAATCTCGTGGTTTCAAGATTTCAGCAGGCTTTTGAGTTTGGCCAGTTCCTCCTTTTTTATTTTGAACTGATGCTCCACTTCGGGAAATCTACCGGCCTTGACATCCTCCACGTAGCTCTGGACCGCGTCCTTAGCAATGCTGGAGACGTCCGCATACTTCTTGGCAAACTTAGGCAGAAACTGCTCGAAGAGACCTATCAAGTCATGGATTACCAGAATCTGGCCATCGCATTCGCCTGCTCCAATCCCATATACGGGAACTGGAACTTCCTCAAGAAGAAGTTGGGTAACCTGTGCTGGAATGCATTCAGCTATGATTGCAAACGCGCCAACTTCGACCAAGGCCTTGGCATCGTCCACGAGCTTTATTGCCTCTTCAGCACTCTTCCCCTGTACTCCAAATCCACCGTACTGACAAACAGACTGAGGAGTAAGGCCGATGTGGCCAAGGAGGGGTATGCCTGCATCCACTATCGCCTTCGCCTTATCCTTCACCCTTACTCCCCCCTCAATCTTTACCCCCTGAGCCCCAGCCTCGGAAAGAAACCTGCCTGCATTCCTGACGGCTTCAGCAGTTGACGTCTGGTACGAAAGGAAAGGCATGTCACCAATGACCATTGCCCGCTTCACTGCCCTGGCGACCGCTCCGGTGTGATTCAGCATCTCCACCATAGTCACCGGAAGAGTTGTCTCATATCCCAGTACCGTCATACCCATCGAATCGCCCACCAGAATAAGCTCCACTCCCACGCAGTCTTCTATGAGAGCGAAAGGGTAGTCATAGGCGGTCAGAAGGGCTACCTTCTCCCCCTTCTGCTTCATTGAGTGCAACTGCTTAATGGTGACTCTTTGTTCTTTTGTAGATGAGGGGGTTGCAGTCAATCCAGTTATCCCCCACTCGGTAGTCTTGATATCAGCCGAATCGTCTCCCCACGAGCAACATCTAGCTGTCCGTTAATACTTATCATATATGCAGTAGCAGAATTCTCTTTCAGCTTCAGCACCTGAAGGCCACCCACAATGTCGTCTGGAAGCTGGACCTTATCTCCTGTGTCTGGATCCTTTTTCCATTTGCCTGTTCTGTAGACTTCAAACACGTCGCCTATCTGGAGTCCGCCCAACGACCCGTTGTCGATATAGACGATATCAAAGGGTCTTAAAGTACCCAGATGGTTTTTTCGAGCAACAAGATAACCCTCTACCATTTCATCGGTCGGTTCGGGTATCTCTCCCACCGGGATTTCTTCAGGCTCGTAGGGCTTAATCCTATCTTTCACGTGGATTATCTCAGATGACCGCTCGATGACAGCACGCGATGTCCTATCTCTAACCTCTGTTACCCTGACTACTCCCAGTATTCTCACCATCTTTCCAAGATACTCACCAGTCTTTGGATGCTTTATCCCTCTACCCACACGAAACACTGTGAACCTGTCTCCCACATTCACCTGGTCCTCGGTGCCCCTGTCAATGTATATGAGCATGTGAGAAGTGAGGTTCTTAACATTGGGTGGATCAGAGTCGAGGATGTATCCGCCAAATATCTCCACATCTCTGGCGAGATACCCTCCTTCATATGCCAGTTCTTTCGCCACAACCGGCAATCGATACTCTATTCTAGAGACTGGCGGCAAGGCCACAGCTTCTTCTGGAGGGGGAAGCTCCTCAGGAAGGAGTTCCTCGGGCGGAAGTTCGGACGGAGGGATTACCTCCGGAACACCGGGATAGAAAGGCGGTATCATAAACTCTTGCCCAGGATATATCCAGTGCGGATCGTCGATTTTTTCAGTGTTCGCCTCATATATGTCCGGCCACAAAAATGGATTTTCCATGTAGTATCCAGACAGATCCCAGAGAGTGTCACCCTTCTTCACAATGTGCACCCTCGTCTGTTCCTGAGCAAGAACTCCACAGACAAGCGCCAGTATCACACAAAAGATTGGGACTTCTATCCACTTCTTCATCATCCAACCTCCTTCTTTTTGGAGCTGACTTCTTGAGCCTGCTCCCGTTCCTTTGATTCCTTGCTGTCTCCTTCTTTCCCTTTAGCCCTCACGTACTTCATCTTCAAATCATATAGCAACTCATCTAAC encodes:
- a CDS encoding NTPase, whose translation is MGREVKNLLIMGRPGVGKTTLIKAVVGRSTREKTAGFFTQEVREDGKRTGFKIETLDGRAGVLATILAEHGPRVGRYRVNLRDLERIGVTGIEEGLAGCDLIVIDEIGKMELLSKRFRDVVKKAFDSDARVLATVKIGRQGFIKELIERGDTEVLTLTEANREAVAETALNFLEGRK
- a CDS encoding LapA family protein, whose product is MSLWSWSRPISRFDLTNEWSFVILNSFRDYTWRCQVRVRLIIALIIVALVVAFALQNLSRSTVRFLGWGWDIPTTFLLLVTFIVGLIAGWILAALGKRGQRREETNTEESKWAGK
- the thiL gene encoding thiamine-phosphate kinase, giving the protein MMDLSELGEQGLIERIRRRIGRKSQDIVVGIGDDACAVKAYSALLTLITTDAFVEGNHFDLSYFSFKEVGMKAMAASISDVAAMGGVPRYCVVSLLSPPTISVADVDGILDGIEESCDEYGVELVGGDAVGSKSLAISVTVIGEVETENIALRSGAKPGDSIFVTGDLGASEAGRLVLSRGLDLDEDVRAYIVKRHSSPIPRVKESRELVRNQGIHSMIDISDGLAIDAGHIAQESGVKLVIAVESLPICPQVHTVAGASSATALDMALFGGEDFELLFTAAGLDLKEVGSTPITKLGQVEEGSGVFLVSADGTESPLLPEGFKHF
- the panB gene encoding 3-methyl-2-oxobutanoate hydroxymethyltransferase → MKQKGEKVALLTAYDYPFALIEDCVGVELILVGDSMGMTVLGYETTLPVTMVEMLNHTGAVARAVKRAMVIGDMPFLSYQTSTAEAVRNAGRFLSEAGAQGVKIEGGVRVKDKAKAIVDAGIPLLGHIGLTPQSVCQYGGFGVQGKSAEEAIKLVDDAKALVEVGAFAIIAECIPAQVTQLLLEEVPVPVYGIGAGECDGQILVIHDLIGLFEQFLPKFAKKYADVSSIAKDAVQSYVEDVKAGRFPEVEHQFKIKKEELAKLKSLLKS
- a CDS encoding LysM peptidoglycan-binding domain-containing protein, which gives rise to MMKKWIEVPIFCVILALVCGVLAQEQTRVHIVKKGDTLWDLSGYYMENPFLWPDIYEANTEKIDDPHWIYPGQEFMIPPFYPGVPEVIPPSELPPEELLPEELPPPEEAVALPPVSRIEYRLPVVAKELAYEGGYLARDVEIFGGYILDSDPPNVKNLTSHMLIYIDRGTEDQVNVGDRFTVFRVGRGIKHPKTGEYLGKMVRILGVVRVTEVRDRTSRAVIERSSEIIHVKDRIKPYEPEEIPVGEIPEPTDEMVEGYLVARKNHLGTLRPFDIVYIDNGSLGGLQIGDVFEVYRTGKWKKDPDTGDKVQLPDDIVGGLQVLKLKENSATAYMISINGQLDVARGETIRLISRLPSGG